AACAGCGAACCGCAGGAGGCGGGATCGGCCGAGACGGTGGCGTGAACGTTCTGCACGGCCGCGGCGAGGGTCGGATTGCCCACCTTGGCGATCTGTCCGAACAGCGGGAAATAGGTGACGGCGGCGATCAGGCAGCCGGCGAGGATGATCGGCTTGCGGCCGATCCTGTCGGACAGCGCGCCGAAGAAGATGAAGAACGGCGTGCCGATGAGCAGGGCGAGGGCGATCAGCACATTGGCGGTGGTGCCGTCGATCTTCAGCGTCTGGGTGAGGAAGAACAGGGCGTAGAACTGGCCGCAATACCAGACGACGGCCTGGCCGGCAGTGCCGCCCAGCAGGGCGAAGATGCCGATCTTGGCGTTCTTCCAGTTGCCGAAGGCTTCCGACAGCGGCGCCTTGGAGCCGGTGCCCTCTTCCTTCATCTTCTTGAAGGCGGGCGATTCGTTGAGCTGCAGCCGGATCCAGATCGACACGCCGAGCAGGAAGATCGAGACCAGGAACGGCACGCGCCAGCCCCAGGCTTCGAACGATTGCGCCGACATGGACAGGCGCAGGCCGAGAACGACGAGCAGCGACATGAACAGGCCGACGGTGGCCGTGGTCTGGATCCAGCTCGTATAGAAGCCGCGGCGGCCCTGGGGCGAGTGCTCGGCGACATAGGTCGCCGCACCGCCATATTCACCGCCGAGCGCAAGGCCCTGCAGCAGGCGGCAGATGATGAAGCCGATCGGGGCGAGAATGCCGATCGAGGCATAGCCGGGCAGGATGCCGACCACGAAGGTCGCGATGCCCATGATCGTCATGGTGACGAGAAAGGTATATTTGCGGCCGATGAGATCGCCGAGCCGGCCAAAGAAGAGCGCACCGAACGGACGCACCGCGAAGCCGGCGGCGAAGGCCAGAAGCGTGAAGATGAAGCCGGCGGTCGGGTTCACGCCCGAGAAGAAGTTGGCGTTGATATTCGCAGCGAGCGCACCGGCAAGGTAGAAGTCGTACCATTCGAAGATCGTGCCGGTCGACGAGGCGAGGATGACCTTCCTTTCCTCGGCGGTCATGGGGCGTGGCGCGGTTTGCGCGCCCGCGGCGGAACTCATCGTCATCGTGGTTGTCCCCTGGGCTGGGCCGCCGGGCAAAGCCCGGCCGTTGCCGCAAGCGGTGAACTTGCGGGGCCGGGAACGCGCCTTGGGCGGCAAATGTGAACTTATGGGCGAACCGCTGGGCGCCGGGTCGCTTCGGCGAGACGTCGGGGGCGCCTGTCCCATTTCCTCCACGACCCGTCCGCCCCGCGAGGACGGGTTCGAGCGCGCCGGGTTTGCCGGCCTCGTCCGGCCGTCCCGATCGTATTGATCGCTCGCATTCACCCTGTCGGTCGAAGGTTTGGGAACGGCTGGCCGATTCCCTTCACCGACCCCGAGAGTCAAGGTAAGACTAGCGCCGTTGTGGCATTCAAGTCACGGGGATGGGCCATGAGACCTTGGTCTATTATCCTTTCGGCGATTGCTGTCGGTGGCGGATTGAGCGGGTTTTCACCACCGGCCAATGCTGAATTCTACCGGCGCGTGACGATCACCGACGGGCGTACGGGCGATATCGCGGTGGTCAGGCATCGCTATGAATGCGGCCATTGCCGCGGCGTGCGCACCTATCGCGCAGGCACCTTCCGTTATGCCGTGCCGGCGCCGGTTGTCGTCGACTACGGCATGGTGCTGCCGATCTACCAGCCGCCGCTCTACACCGTGCCGCGCACGGCCTATCCGGCCTATCCCGTCTATCCGCGCTCGGGGCCCTATATCGTCACCTCTCCGCGCCAGCAGCAGGCGCTGCTGCCGGTCCGGCCGTGGTATCCGACTGGCGGCGAAGCGCGGGTCATTGGTCTCGACGAGATGCCGCCGGCAACGCCGCCGCGCGAGCAGCGGCCACGCCGCCGGCGCTGAGGCTCAGCCGCGCAGGCCGAGCCGCGTGGTGGCCGCATAGAGCGCAAGCGCCGCGGCATTGGACACGTTGAGGCTCTTGATCGCGCCGGGCATGTCGATGCGGGCGAGCGCATCGCAGGTCTCGCGCGTCAGCTGGCGCAGCCCCTTGCCCTCGGCGCCCAGCACCAGCGCAAGCGGCGTGCGCAGCCCGATCTTGTCGAGATCGGCTTCGCCCTCGCTGTCGAGCCCGACGATCAGGAAGCCGCTCTCGCGCAGCTCCAGCATGGCGCGCGCGAGGTTCTGCACGGTCACGAAGGGCACGTGCTCGAGCCCGCCGGACGCGCTCTTCGCCAGCACGCCGGTCGCCTCCGGCGAGTGGCGGTTGGTGGTGACGATCGCCTTGACGCCGAACGCCGCCGCCGAGCGCACGATGGCGCCGACATTGTGCGGATCGGTGATCTGGTCGAGCAGCAGCAGAACGCCATCTGCCGGCATGTGCCTGAGATCGGGGGCATCCAGCGGTTCGGCCTCCGCGAACAATCCCTGGTGCACCGCATCGGGCGTCGCCGCCAGCCGCTTGTCGATCTCGCGCACCGGCACGATCTGGGCCTGGTGGGCGATGCCTTCCTCGTCGAGCCGCTTGGCGGCATTTTCGGTCGCGAGCAGCAGGCGAATGCGGCGCCCGCCATTGCGCAGGGCCTCCGAGACCGTATGCCAGCCGTAGAGCAGCACGGTGCCGGTCTCGAATTCCGGAGCCGCCTCGCGCAGCACGCGGCCGCCGCGGCCCTTGAACGGCCGGCCGGGTTTCGAAAAGGGGCGGAAGGGCTTCTTGTCGCCCCGTGGCGGTGTCGTCGTCATCGCGTCCTCTTCCCACGGCACGCGGCGCGGCGCAATTGCCACGACGGCCGCAACCGCGCGGCGGCGCGGGCGAGATGCCGGGCCGCGGCTCGTCAACAGGTCATGTCGGGCGCGTGACGTTTCCCGGTTGACAGGGCAGGGAGGCGTCCCTATCAAGCCCGCCACGCCCGGCGGCCATGGCCCCCGGGACCTGGGACGGGGGAATGTCCCGAGCGGCAAAGGGGGCGGACTGTAAATCCGCTGGCTACGCCTTCGTAGGTTCGAGTCCTACTTCCCCCACCACCCACCTTTTTCCTTTTTTCAGACCAGTTCTTCCTGCGCCGGCCCATGGCCGGCGCGCGCCGAGCGTCGCGCGCCTTCGGCCGGCCGAGGTTTTCACGCCCGGGCGGAACAAAGGGAACCGCGCACGCCACCGGAACGTTCAGGATATCGCAAGATCATCGAAGGAGAGCATTATGAACGAAGTTCAAATCGGCTGGCTTGCGGCCATCGTCATTGGCGGATTGGCCGGTTGGATCGCCTCGAGCGTCATGCGCAGCGATACCGGAATCTTCGCCAATATCATTCTCGGCATTATCGGCGCGGCCGTTGCGAGCTTCCTGCTGGGCCTCGTCGGCGTCAGCTTCGGCGGATGGATCGGCTATCTCGTCGCCGGTGTGGTCGGCGCCTGCATCCTGATCGGCGGCGCGCGGGCGATCAGGACCTGACCGGCCGCAGTCGAAAGGGGCGCCGCGCCTGCGGCGTCCCGGAGGGGGCCCCCGCGGGCGGCTTCAAGCGAGGACGTTGCCGCGCTCGCGCGGCATCCGCCACAAATACCAGGACGCCACCGTGCGATGCGGCGACCAGGCCTTGCCGATCTCGCGCAGCAGTCGCGGGCTCGGCTGCCGCGGCAGGGATTTCAGGGCGCGATAGCCTTCGCGGACGCCGAAATCGTCGACCGGCAGCACGTCCATCCGTTCGAGCGAATACATCAGCAGCATCTCGACGGTCCATCGGCCGATACCCTTGATGGCGACCAGCCGATCGACCAGCTCGTCGTCGCCGAGACCGTCGGCGACCGGCCGCGCGGGGACAAGGCCTGAGAGCGCGCCTTCCGCGATGGCCTTGATCGTAGCGACCTTGGTCGCGGAGAAGCCGCAAGCCCTCAGCGTCTCGACATCGGCCGCCAGCAGCGCTTCCGGACGCGGAAAGGGCGCGTCAGGCACGACGGCCTTCAGCCGGTTGATGATCGCATCGCCCGCCTTGGCGGTCAGCTGCTGATAAGCGATGGCGCGCACAAGCGCCTCATAGGGCTCGCGGGCGGCCTTGGGATCGTGCCGGCACGGGCCGACATGGTCGATGAGGCGCGCCCAGTCGGCATCGACGGCGCGCAGGAAGGCGGCGGAGGCTTCATAGCGGCTGGTGGTGTTCATGACCGGGAGCGCTTGCCGGCGACACCGGCGAATCGCACTCCATATCTTGCGCTCAAATCGGCGGACCTCGCCATCGCGCCTTCCGGGCCGCGCGGCGGCCCGGCCCGGAAGGTTTCGGCGTCAGGCAGCCTTCAGGAGGCCGAGCTGGGTGAGGGCGGTGACGCCGTCATCGAGGCCGATCTCCTCGGCTATGCGTCCGTCCTGCAGGCGCAGCACGGTCATGCCCGTGAAATGCATCGTCCGGCCGCTGGCGGCCGGTAGCGCACCGGCCAGGAAATCGCTGAAAGCCGGCCCCGAATGGGTCCCGCCGCCCTCCCATTGGCCGACCACGTAATCGCCTTCGGCGATCAGCTCGGCCGTGCCCCGGAAATGGAGATCCGGAAAGGCCGCGCGGAAGTCGGTCATGAACGCCTTGATGTCGTCGCGGCCGCGACGCGGTTCATGCAGCGAATAGCGCAGCAGCATGTCCGGCGCGGCCAGAGCGTCGACCACGGCAAGGTCGACCTTCTCGCCCCAGAATTCCGTGAACCAGCGACCGACGACCGCCTTGTTGTCGTCTTCGAGCTTTCCCATCGTCTTGTTCCTCATCGGCTGAAACGTCTCGGACGGCGCTCATGGCGATCGAATGGCGATCCATGAGCGCCGATGCGAGGGATAGGCCGACGAGGCCGCGGGCGAACTCCGCTTCTTGCCGCGCAATCGCGGCGGTCGATCAGCCGTGGGCGTCGCGCAGTTCGCGCTTCAACACCTTGCCGGCGGTGTTGCGCGGCAGGTCGGCGCGGAAGATGACCCGCTTCGGCACCTTGAACGGGGCGAGCCGCTCGCGGCAATGCGCGATCAAGGCTTCGGCCTCCGCGCTTTCGCCCTGGCGCAGCACGACGACGGCCGTCACCGCCTCGATCCATTTCGGATCCGGCGTCGCGATCACCGCGACCTCCGAAACCGCCGGATGGGTGAACAGCGCTTCCTCCACTTCGCGGCTCGCGACGATCACCCCGCCGGTCTTGATCACGTCCTTCACCCGGTCGACGACATAGAGGTAACCCTCCTCGTCGAGCACGCCGACATCGCCGGAATGGAACCAGCCGCCGGCGAAGGCCTCGGCGGTTTCGTCAGGCTTGTCCCAATAGCCGACCATGAGCTGGGGCGAGCGATGGACGATCTCGCCTTGGGTACCCGGCGGTACGTCGCGCATGTCCGCATCGACGACGCGCGTTTCGACCTGCAGCACCGGCCGGCCGGCGGAGGCGGGCCGCGCATCGTGTTCCTCCGGCCGCAGGACGGTGGCGAGCGGTGCGATTTCGCTCTGGCCGTAGCAGTTGAACGGCGCAGCCGCGGGCAG
This portion of the bacterium YEK0313 genome encodes:
- the proP_5 gene encoding Proline/betaine transporter; translation: MTMSSAAGAQTAPRPMTAEERKVILASSTGTIFEWYDFYLAGALAANINANFFSGVNPTAGFIFTLLAFAAGFAVRPFGALFFGRLGDLIGRKYTFLVTMTIMGIATFVVGILPGYASIGILAPIGFIICRLLQGLALGGEYGGAATYVAEHSPQGRRGFYTSWIQTTATVGLFMSLLVVLGLRLSMSAQSFEAWGWRVPFLVSIFLLGVSIWIRLQLNESPAFKKMKEEGTGSKAPLSEAFGNWKNAKIGIFALLGGTAGQAVVWYCGQFYALFFLTQTLKIDGTTANVLIALALLIGTPFFIFFGALSDRIGRKPIILAGCLIAAVTYFPLFGQIAKVGNPTLAAAVQNVHATVSADPASCGSLFDPVNVRTFSQPCDIARQALARATIKYDLVTAPAGSPVKVTIGGTDVPVDANFARGVAAAAQAAGYPKADDANVANIFRTGMNGQMWALTGLLFILVLYVTMVYGPIAAMLVELFPTRIRYTGMSLPYHIGNGWFGGFLPPTAFAIVAATGDIYSGLWYPIIFAMMTFVIGLFFVPETKDRDIFTYEEK
- the rlmB gene encoding 23S rRNA (guanosine-2'-O-)-methyltransferase RlmB, which produces MTTTPPRGDKKPFRPFSKPGRPFKGRGGRVLREAAPEFETGTVLLYGWHTVSEALRNGGRRIRLLLATENAAKRLDEEGIAHQAQIVPVREIDKRLAATPDAVHQGLFAEAEPLDAPDLRHMPADGVLLLLDQITDPHNVGAIVRSAAAFGVKAIVTTNRHSPEATGVLAKSASGGLEHVPFVTVQNLARAMLELRESGFLIVGLDSEGEADLDKIGLRTPLALVLGAEGKGLRQLTRETCDALARIDMPGAIKSLNVSNAAALALYAATTRLGLRG
- a CDS encoding SnoaL-like polyketide cyclase; this translates as MGKLEDDNKAVVGRWFTEFWGEKVDLAVVDALAAPDMLLRYSLHEPRRGRDDIKAFMTDFRAAFPDLHFRGTAELIAEGDYVVGQWEGGGTHSGPAFSDFLAGALPAASGRTMHFTGMTVLRLQDGRIAEEIGLDDGVTALTQLGLLKAA
- a CDS encoding Transglycosylase associated protein; translation: MNEVQIGWLAAIVIGGLAGWIASSVMRSDTGIFANIILGIIGAAVASFLLGLVGVSFGGWIGYLVAGVVGACILIGGARAIRT
- the alkA_2 gene encoding DNA-3-methyladenine glycosylase 2, whose protein sequence is MNTTSRYEASAAFLRAVDADWARLIDHVGPCRHDPKAAREPYEALVRAIAYQQLTAKAGDAIINRLKAVVPDAPFPRPEALLAADVETLRACGFSATKVATIKAIAEGALSGLVPARPVADGLGDDELVDRLVAIKGIGRWTVEMLLMYSLERMDVLPVDDFGVREGYRALKSLPRQPSPRLLREIGKAWSPHRTVASWYLWRMPRERGNVLA